atgctggctttgatttgatttgatttacttattgaacatacaaacaagcaaacagcagaaaaacagaaattaaaaagaacaaaaaggttggttttttttgtgtttttttgtaatgctgCCATTACACTACTTACAAATTCCATTACATACTAATGGCATTTAaagttgctaaaaaaataaataaaaatcttataaagaatgaaataattttgaattgaattgacaaGTACTGTAGGCAAATAATGGGTGATAGCATTGGTATGTACTTCTTAATACAGTAAGTCAATTGACCTTTtgtatgtcaaaaaaaaaaaaaaaaaagtcagacagcAATTTTCCCAATAGTTTTGTCCAAACAGGCGTCAACCACATCCACCCAATCCAGAACAGTCAATGACATTTATCACGTTTCACGTAGCTATctactgtatgtgtgtatgttttgtttttgtttttttctttacttagATGCCTAACTTGGGAGGTGGTGCAAAGTGCGCAGCCTGTGAGAAGACTGTTTATCATGCAGAGGAGATCCAGTGTAATGGAAAGAGCTTCCATAAAACCTGCTTTGTGTGCAGTAAGAACTTGCTCCCTCATTGTTCTGTTAGATTTACAGTTGTTGCTAACTTCATCACATCCATTCTAGTATTAGTTTGGGAATAAATCCAGTATCGTATTTGGAAACGTGTGTGTTATCAAGAGATTCAAAACATTCAAACCAACTCATCGTAGCAAAGATGTCTGTCGAAACCATTCTGCAAGAAACAATAGGAAGTTTGAGTCAGCCTGAGTGAAATGGAAGTGATCGGATATATTACTAATGTCATGATGCCGCCATGTTTGGAGGTCGCTTTACCAGTTGCAGCTGTCCTGTCCAGTCTTCATATAGGCCTACCGTATTTGTTTATCTACACAAGATTCGGTTGCAAGCACAGACAGTGTGATGACTAGTTTGTTCCACTGGGATGTCTGAAAGGCCTCCAAGATAAGCCCGTCCCTCCACGCAGTGTTGGTCTTTTCTCCAAGCTTCATCTCGCACTTCTTGCTATGAAtagaaatgcaacacatctaaGTATGTGTAATGGCTCTACTGACTGATAAAACCTGCTAGGTGCTGGCTTTGTTTCACCGGCACTCCAGTTTGATACCACCCTGTCCAGACCCCAGTCACACTGCTTTCAGAGTCAGCCATGATACAAATGGGCCCAATACACGAGATGGACAATTccgagtcaaaatggcggtcttacTTACTCTGTGAATATAAACTCACCTCTCTTTGAAAAGCATTAGACTATGGATCCTTgtaatttgtgaggattattttgacttcaaaatttgatgaaatgtaatttgactactataacaatctgctTGCAAAGGAAAACTGAACAGAAAGAGGATGTATTTGATCTAAGTTAGATGAATGTGGcactttgtttaaaatgaaagtCAAATGTATGTATACATTTTAGTTCTTAGGCCACCTGAAATTTGTACATTATGTTAATCAATGTAaaaacttcataaaaaaaaattaaatgtcagCTAAAACATGTCAAAAGACTAGCATGTCACATTAGCTACATCTAGCATGGAGCTGTGGTGGTTTCATTCCGGGTTGAGTTCGCCTGGCCAGTCGTCGACACTCTTTTAATAATATTCTATACAAAGAGTAGGACATTTACGTCAATAATTTCAGTGATTTGGACGGTTCAAGCAATGTTttgcctgtttttatttagtcaaccaTAGCTTTGCCCTTGCTAAGAAAAACGGGTCAAGGAAATGTCACTCCAAAGTGAGCAGAGGGGGCTTTACCCTGTCTAAATGATGTAAGCTGTTTCATGCCTAAAATAATTTAGTTTGCTTCATGTTATGGTTGGAACATTACTGCACAACAACTTTTAGGCATGATCTTCTGAGAGCTTTAgatgctagtcacaggcaaaagcaacacACGATAAAAATATGATCACTTTCGGCGATACTGGCCTTGCCTACTTGGTATCGGATCAATAACCCCCTAAAAAAtgcagtatcgcacaccacTACCTGACAATTTGTTTGCTCTGCACACaacagtgagctgcaggaaggcaCTGGACAGCACCACGGTAGCCGCACACGAATCTGAGATCTACTGCAAATCTTGTTACGGCAAAAAATATGGGCCAAAAGGTTACGGATACGGGCAAGGTGCTGGAGCGCTGAGCTCTGACCCTCCTGGAGTGCATATCACCCGGCAGCCTGATGAGTATGATGATCACACTGCATTCCAGTTGCTCCATAGATATCTTAGATAATGAGCCATTATGTCCTCTTTTCTAGTGCTAAACCACGGCAAACTTCCACAAACTCCACTTCTAACAAGTTTTCCCAGAAGTTCGGAAGCTCCGATCACTGCTCTCGCTGCTCCAAAGCTGTCTACGCAGCAGAGAAGGTGATGGGAGCAGGAAAGGTGAGCAGTGTGcagctatttatttcaaaatatacTCTCATAGCTTTCTGCA
Above is a genomic segment from Festucalex cinctus isolate MCC-2025b chromosome 4, RoL_Fcin_1.0, whole genome shotgun sequence containing:
- the csrp3 gene encoding cysteine and glycine-rich protein 3, with translation MPNLGGGAKCAACEKTVYHAEEIQCNGKSFHKTCFVCMSCRKALDSTTVAAHESEIYCKSCYGKKYGPKGYGYGQGAGALSSDPPGVHITRQPDDAKPRQTSTNSTSNKFSQKFGSSDHCSRCSKAVYAAEKVMGAGKPWHKTCFRCAMCGKSLESTTVTDKDGEIYCKVCYAKNFGPKGFGLGNAAMLE